Proteins from a genomic interval of Acidimicrobiia bacterium:
- a CDS encoding fructose bisphosphate aldolase, with product MNDTQFQKVKSADGFVAALDQSGGSTPKALALYGVPPESYSGDEEMFDLVHEMRTRIITSPQFNGDRVLAAILFENTMDRQIEGRGTAEYLWEVKNVVPFLKVDKGLEDEVDGAQVMKPMPGLDELLARARDLGIFGTKMRSVIKLANPAGVSAVVTQQFDVGLQILAAGLIPIIEPEIDIHSPEKAEAEALMKQSILEQLERVPEGESVMLKLTLPETNGFYQELVDHPKVLRVVALSGGYTREESNARLAANPGVIASFSRAFTEGLTAQQSAQEFDALMDKSIQSIFEASRT from the coding sequence ATGAACGACACACAGTTCCAAAAGGTTAAATCAGCAGATGGATTTGTGGCTGCGCTAGATCAAAGCGGCGGCTCCACACCCAAGGCGCTAGCGCTCTACGGTGTCCCGCCAGAGTCGTACAGCGGCGATGAAGAGATGTTCGATTTGGTGCATGAAATGCGCACCCGGATCATTACCTCACCCCAGTTCAACGGTGACCGCGTCTTGGCGGCGATCTTGTTTGAAAACACCATGGACCGCCAGATCGAAGGCCGTGGTACGGCCGAATATCTGTGGGAAGTAAAGAACGTGGTGCCCTTCTTGAAGGTTGATAAGGGGCTAGAAGACGAGGTTGATGGCGCTCAGGTTATGAAGCCTATGCCGGGGCTTGACGAGCTTCTTGCCCGTGCCCGTGATCTGGGAATCTTTGGTACCAAGATGCGTTCGGTCATAAAGCTTGCTAACCCGGCAGGCGTTTCGGCCGTGGTAACCCAACAATTCGATGTTGGCCTACAAATTTTGGCTGCGGGCCTGATTCCGATCATTGAGCCTGAAATCGACATTCACAGCCCCGAGAAAGCCGAAGCTGAAGCGTTGATGAAGCAGTCGATTCTGGAACAACTGGAACGTGTTCCTGAAGGCGAAAGCGTAATGCTGAAACTCACGTTGCCCGAGACCAACGGTTTCTACCAAGAGCTAGTTGACCACCCCAAGGTACTTCGGGTGGTGGCCCTTTCGGGTGGTTATACCCGAGAAGAGTCGAACGCTCGTCTCGCGGCCAACCCCGGGGTGATTGCCAGTTTCTCTCGGGCGTTCACCGAAGGCCTAACCGCTCAGCAAAGCGCGCAAGAGTTTGATGCGCTCATGGACAAGTCGATTCAGAGCATCTTCGAGGCTTCAAGAACCTAA
- a CDS encoding site-2 protease family protein — protein MERANIRLGKIFGIPVGMSWTLMVVVWLFSLGLAEGHFPAESPGHTSVSYWLAALVTVVVFFGSVLAHELAHALMAKRYGIRTEDITLWMLGGVARLTETPKTPAAQAKIAGIGPITSGAIGALLLAASWGVAQIGEEPLVVSVLRWLGGINLLMAAFNSLPASPLDGGSVLSAIIWWRKKNAQKGQIGAAQAGRILGAGLLGFGAIRMLMMGDTYGLWGMLIGWFIWQNAQLELRGAEARNLLQGLTAVEATIPDPPIIDEGLTVDGLIAMMGATPNHSAFVVRESDGVLRSVITMDDIRQIPPNRRSQMLLRDAAIPIEQLTTAWDTDSLLDVIERAATASRPEIVVYDDRMCLVGVISREDLIRLATHPPKPRARSRDHG, from the coding sequence GTGGAACGAGCGAACATCCGATTAGGGAAAATTTTCGGTATCCCAGTTGGGATGTCGTGGACTTTGATGGTGGTGGTTTGGCTCTTCAGCCTTGGTCTGGCCGAAGGCCATTTCCCAGCCGAAAGTCCAGGCCACACGTCGGTCAGCTACTGGTTGGCGGCTCTGGTAACCGTAGTAGTGTTTTTCGGGTCGGTTCTGGCACATGAGCTGGCTCACGCCCTTATGGCGAAACGCTATGGCATCCGCACCGAAGACATCACCCTTTGGATGTTAGGGGGCGTAGCTCGTCTCACTGAAACCCCAAAAACACCAGCCGCACAAGCAAAAATTGCCGGCATTGGCCCGATAACCAGTGGCGCTATCGGCGCGCTGTTATTGGCGGCCTCCTGGGGTGTCGCTCAAATCGGGGAAGAACCGCTGGTTGTTTCGGTACTGCGATGGTTAGGTGGAATCAACCTGCTCATGGCAGCTTTCAACTCGTTGCCTGCCAGCCCCTTAGATGGTGGTTCGGTGCTGTCGGCCATAATTTGGTGGCGAAAGAAGAACGCTCAAAAAGGCCAGATCGGAGCCGCACAGGCCGGTCGGATACTAGGTGCCGGCCTGTTGGGTTTCGGTGCCATTCGGATGCTGATGATGGGTGACACCTATGGCTTGTGGGGCATGCTGATCGGCTGGTTCATCTGGCAGAACGCGCAGCTCGAACTACGTGGTGCCGAGGCACGCAACTTGTTACAAGGTTTAACGGCTGTTGAAGCAACGATTCCTGACCCACCGATCATAGATGAGGGCCTCACCGTTGATGGCCTAATTGCCATGATGGGTGCCACTCCTAACCACAGTGCCTTTGTGGTACGGGAAAGTGATGGTGTGCTGCGAAGCGTGATCACCATGGACGACATTCGTCAGATTCCACCGAACCGGCGTTCACAAATGCTGCTGCGCGACGCCGCCATCCCGATTGAGCAACTGACCACCGCCTGGGACACCGATTCCCTCTTAGACGTGATTGAACGCGCCGCCACCGCCAGTCGACCAGAAATTGTGGTTTACGACGATCGGATGTGCTTGGTGGGAGTAATTAGCCGGGAAGATCTGATCCGTCTGGCCACTCATCCACCCAAGCCACGAGCGCGTTCGCGTGACCACGGCTAA
- a CDS encoding aldehyde dehydrogenase family protein has translation MDHQLQFYINGEWVEPHSKETLVVENPATEEPIGKIAMGNASDVDDAVAAAKAAFTTFSQTTREERLALLDRIIEVYQSRLGEMATTISSEMGAPLSLANRAQATAGLGHLMTTRAALANFEFEEERGTTQIVREPIGVCALITPWNWPMNQIACKVAPALAAGCTMVLKPSEVAPLNALLFAEILDEAGVPAGVFNLVNGDGLNVGSVMSAHPDVDMVSFTGSTRAGIEVARAAAPTVKRVTQELGGKSANIILDDADFASVIARDYASMCSNSGQSCNAPTRMLVPHSRMEEAAAIAAETASKLVVGDPNDENTRIGPVVSGVQYGRIQQLIEKGISEGATVAAGGAGKPEGLDVGHYVRPTVFANVTNDMTIAQEEIFGPVMVLIGYEDDEDAIRIANDTVYGLSGYVSGSPERAKRMARQIRSGNVHVNGSGGDFSSPFGGYKQSGNGREWGDFGLEEFLETKAILGYNA, from the coding sequence ATGGACCATCAATTGCAGTTCTACATCAACGGGGAATGGGTAGAACCACACAGCAAAGAAACTCTAGTGGTAGAGAACCCTGCTACTGAGGAACCCATAGGCAAGATTGCCATGGGCAACGCCAGCGATGTAGACGACGCGGTGGCCGCTGCCAAAGCAGCATTTACCACGTTCTCACAAACCACTCGTGAGGAGCGGCTGGCGCTATTAGACCGAATAATCGAAGTCTACCAGTCACGCTTAGGAGAAATGGCCACCACCATTTCCTCTGAGATGGGTGCCCCGCTCAGCCTGGCGAATCGAGCTCAGGCCACTGCCGGGCTAGGCCACCTAATGACAACCCGAGCGGCCTTAGCCAACTTTGAATTTGAAGAAGAACGCGGCACCACACAAATTGTGCGGGAACCAATCGGTGTTTGTGCGCTGATTACCCCGTGGAACTGGCCCATGAACCAAATCGCTTGCAAGGTGGCACCAGCCTTGGCCGCGGGTTGCACCATGGTTCTCAAACCATCCGAGGTGGCACCGCTTAACGCCTTGTTGTTTGCCGAGATTCTTGACGAAGCTGGGGTGCCAGCAGGGGTATTTAACCTGGTCAATGGCGATGGACTTAACGTCGGTTCGGTAATGTCAGCTCATCCCGACGTCGACATGGTTTCCTTCACTGGCTCTACCCGTGCCGGTATCGAAGTTGCCCGAGCCGCAGCCCCAACCGTGAAACGGGTGACCCAAGAACTGGGTGGCAAGTCGGCCAATATCATCTTGGACGACGCCGATTTTGCGTCGGTGATCGCCCGTGACTACGCCTCAATGTGCAGTAACTCTGGTCAGTCTTGTAACGCCCCAACCCGTATGTTGGTTCCACATTCGCGGATGGAAGAAGCGGCGGCGATTGCCGCCGAAACGGCATCCAAACTGGTGGTTGGCGACCCGAACGACGAAAACACCCGCATCGGGCCTGTGGTATCTGGTGTTCAATACGGCCGTATTCAGCAGCTGATTGAAAAAGGTATATCTGAAGGTGCCACGGTTGCGGCTGGCGGTGCGGGTAAGCCTGAAGGTTTAGACGTCGGTCACTATGTGCGCCCAACCGTTTTCGCTAATGTCACCAACGATATGACCATTGCCCAAGAAGAAATCTTCGGCCCGGTGATGGTGCTAATTGGCTATGAAGATGATGAAGACGCCATTCGCATCGCCAATGACACCGTGTATGGCCTTTCGGGTTATGTTTCTGGTTCGCCGGAACGCGCCAAGCGCATGGCCCGCCAAATCCGAAGCGGTAACGTGCATGTCAACGGCTCGGGCGGAGATTTCAGCTCGCCCTTTGGCGGGTACAAGCAATCCGGTAACGGTCGTGAATGGGGCGACTTCGGCTTGGAAGAATTCCTTGAGACCAAAGCGATTTTGGGTTACAACGCCTAA
- a CDS encoding GNAT family N-acetyltransferase yields MNKAVIRCATTADTEVILEFVTLAYRGGGEATGWTSESHLISGQRTNVGEITEAINANNGVFLVAVDEDDVAIGCLRLDRSSPDKAHFGLFAVDPRLQTGGTGSALLQAAIDQARQWGVETLAMEVVHQRDELKAWYIRRGFQLTGETSPFPYGDERFGVPLRDDLYFDVLELKL; encoded by the coding sequence GTGAACAAAGCCGTTATCCGCTGTGCCACCACGGCCGACACCGAGGTCATCTTAGAGTTCGTGACTCTGGCCTATCGCGGTGGGGGCGAAGCCACAGGTTGGACTTCAGAATCTCATCTAATTAGCGGTCAACGCACCAACGTTGGTGAAATCACCGAGGCTATTAATGCCAACAACGGTGTTTTCTTGGTGGCGGTAGATGAGGATGACGTCGCGATTGGCTGCTTGCGACTAGATCGATCGTCGCCGGACAAAGCTCATTTTGGTCTCTTCGCGGTTGACCCACGGCTTCAGACCGGCGGCACCGGCTCGGCATTGCTACAAGCCGCCATAGATCAGGCCCGGCAGTGGGGCGTAGAGACACTGGCCATGGAGGTAGTTCATCAACGTGATGAACTAAAGGCCTGGTATATACGACGTGGTTTCCAGCTCACTGGGGAGACCTCACCGTTCCCTTATGGCGATGAACGGTTCGGCGTTCCCTTGCGTGACGACCTCTACTTCGATGTTCTAGAGCTAAAGCTGTGA
- a CDS encoding maleylpyruvate isomerase family mycothiol-dependent enzyme, whose translation MSQEVVSLLADEWAVLAALGDDLADSDWDLPTELPGWSVKDVFSHMIGTERMLLGDPAPAAPSNFGAHVKNPIGEFNEAWIAERADRSGAEVLNEFKQVTTARLAALQAMSDEEFEAEGFTPEGPGPYRKFMEIRLFDCWEHEQDIRRAVGKEGHLTGPIAERCIDKCIDSAGYVVGKKAQAPQGSTVVFNIVGPIERLVGIAVRERAERIYDIPENPDVTLTLDTATYNALACGRMSGDEALAIDANIISGNQTIGQQVLNNLAFTI comes from the coding sequence ATGAGTCAAGAAGTCGTTTCGTTGCTAGCTGATGAATGGGCAGTGTTGGCCGCCTTGGGCGATGACCTAGCCGACAGCGACTGGGACCTACCTACCGAGTTGCCCGGTTGGAGCGTTAAAGACGTCTTTTCACACATGATTGGCACCGAGCGCATGCTGCTCGGCGACCCGGCACCAGCCGCTCCTTCGAATTTCGGAGCTCACGTTAAAAACCCGATTGGTGAGTTTAACGAAGCTTGGATTGCTGAGCGTGCAGACCGTAGCGGTGCTGAAGTGCTAAATGAATTCAAACAGGTAACCACAGCGCGCCTAGCGGCCCTGCAAGCGATGTCGGATGAAGAATTCGAGGCCGAAGGCTTCACTCCTGAAGGACCGGGACCATACCGAAAGTTTATGGAGATTCGCTTGTTCGACTGTTGGGAGCACGAGCAAGATATTCGGCGCGCGGTTGGCAAAGAAGGTCACCTTACGGGTCCTATCGCCGAGCGCTGTATCGACAAATGCATCGATTCGGCGGGTTACGTAGTTGGCAAAAAAGCCCAAGCCCCACAAGGCTCGACCGTGGTGTTCAACATCGTGGGCCCTATTGAACGATTGGTTGGCATTGCCGTTCGTGAACGCGCCGAACGGATTTATGACATTCCCGAGAATCCTGATGTCACGCTGACCCTTGACACTGCTACCTACAACGCTTTGGCTTGTGGCCGTATGAGCGGCGATGAAGCACTTGCGATTGACGCCAACATTATTTCAGGGAACCAAACGATCGGCCAGCAGGTTCTAAACAACCTAGCCTTCACCATTTAA
- a CDS encoding DedA family protein, which yields MIFAGISEFVTGDLTDWVIGVIETIGYLGVAFLVSLENVFPPIPSEVVLPLAGFTASQGDATLWGMILAATAGSVVGAWILYGISAAIGPVRLRAFILRYSRWFGIKATDLDRSEAWFDDHSGIAVLVCRCIPLIRSLVSLPAGFRRMNLVSFTLYTAIGSAVWNVLLIGAGYLLGDRWDVVGQWIDVLQYIVIAAILGLLGWWVWTRFISSQARTQRAAASRSEGK from the coding sequence ATGATCTTCGCAGGAATCTCTGAATTTGTCACCGGCGACCTGACGGATTGGGTCATTGGCGTTATCGAAACGATCGGCTATTTAGGCGTAGCTTTCTTGGTTTCGCTGGAGAACGTATTTCCGCCTATTCCCTCGGAGGTTGTCTTACCACTCGCTGGGTTCACAGCTAGCCAAGGTGATGCCACCTTATGGGGAATGATCCTGGCTGCGACCGCTGGTTCCGTGGTCGGTGCCTGGATCCTTTATGGCATCTCGGCGGCTATCGGACCGGTGCGGCTGCGTGCGTTCATTCTTCGCTACAGCCGATGGTTTGGTATCAAAGCCACCGATTTAGATCGCTCTGAAGCTTGGTTTGACGACCATTCAGGCATAGCTGTTTTGGTGTGTCGTTGCATTCCACTGATTCGATCGTTGGTCTCGCTGCCAGCGGGATTTCGACGCATGAATTTGGTGTCTTTTACCCTTTACACCGCCATCGGTTCGGCTGTTTGGAACGTGTTGTTAATAGGTGCCGGTTACCTATTGGGTGACCGCTGGGACGTGGTGGGCCAATGGATCGATGTGCTTCAGTACATAGTGATCGCTGCGATTTTGGGCCTATTGGGTTGGTGGGTTTGGACTAGGTTCATAAGCAGCCAAGCACGAACACAACGTGCTGCTGCTTCACGCTCGGAGGGGAAATAA